ccagtccgttccctcattgagcctctcctaagtttcccgacacctctccctttttagtcgtaggggggcttgtcctccgcgggactccttgtctctcacaatcccacctaaagtgtccctcctctccacagctatagcacacgctcggccgcccacagtcccgcctgaaatgcccctctttcccacagttaaagcacacgctgcctgcCGCCCATCCTCTCCCAGGATGGCTCCcactcccaatccactgcactgatcgcccctgagagtgggtacctcccctgtccctcccctccagagggggttccctactccccggggggttgtcattcctccacccagccaccacttcctgtatcactgaggatcgctcccgtaggcccaCGCCcattttccgccccaacgctctctcttcctctcgcacctctctaatcagttgcccgaacgatggagggggatctttcctataagcctgccgaatagtccacgccaccttgtcctcctccagagagccactgaatatctaactcatcctcacgctagccacgtcagtcgccttcactaccccccggcgccatgagagcatcccctccatcctaaatatgtactcggagagcttttcccctctccattgttccaggcattGGAAccctgctaaaagcagccagggttcccctgacaacccaatccgggacgagcaccccacaaatgtaacacttacccaaaaggctggtatatgtctaggggaaacggagttccagtaactcaccaacccacctcccgttcgcgcaggtgctgtgagaaacGAGTTTATGCcttgcgcccgccaacagtatcaaacctacaacaaataccgttatgaaatacactttaaagagtttactgaaattaaaagagtattaggcaatactaactatatatatatataaaatataaaaggaaaaaaacaaaaggcaccaacttatcaaagttcagtctgtttagtgcactcgttggagctcaatcaacgatccaatcgacccatccgaccGCCACgctgtcgcacctgggaccaccccggtggtcttatgAGCAgtccagcgcacgtccaccttcctcagcgtctccctcccgactcccctcacaccaaaaacccaCGAAAAcacctcccccaagttcccagcatcacaagacacaataacattccccattgattaacaaatgaatacaattaccatatcagccattctaaagcgaaacaacggcgagagaaacacttatccgacaaagaagcattcctacttgtaacaaaccaaagaagccattttgagtaacatccacaggacattgtacaccttcttccaccatcaactctgctctcaaatgcatctctcccatttcctacacatctgccctcaccccatccgcccaccaccccactcgggatagggttcccctcgtcctcacctaccaccccaccagcctccagctccaacatataattctccataacttccgccacctccaacgggctcccactaccaaacacatcttttcctctcccccccccccccccccccccgctttctgctttttgcaggaatTGCTCCCTCcgcgacttccttgtccattcattccgcccccccccccccccatcccttcccactgatctgcttcctggcacttatccttgtaagcggagcaAGTAttacacctgcccttatacttgctccctcaccactattcagggccccagacagtccttccagatgaggcgacacttcacctgtgagtcggctggtgtggtatactgcgttcggtgctcccggtgtggccttttatatatcggtgagacccgacgcagactgggagattgTTTCGCTGaatacctatgctctgtccaccagagaaagcaggatctcccagtggccacacagtttaattccacgtcccattcccattctgatatgtctatccatggcctcctctacggtcaagatgaagccacactcagtttggaggaacaacaccttatataccggctgggtagcctccaacctgatggcatgaacattgacttctctaacttctgttaatgcccttcctccgcttcttaccctatccctgatatatttagcttcttttccctctccttttttttctctctttctgcccatcactctgcctgttctccatctccccctggtgctcccctccccctttctttctccctaggcctcctgtcccatgatcctttcccttctctagctctgtatcccttttgccaatcaccttaccggctctcagcttcaccccaccccctccggtcttctcttatcattttgcattttctaccccctcctactttcaaatctcttactatctttcctgtcagttagtcctgacgaagggtctcggcctgaaatgtcgacagtgctcctcccttatagatgctgcctggcctgctgcgttccaccagcattttgtgtgtgttgcttgaatttccagcatctgcagatttcttcatgtttccTAACCTGTGCAACCttgccctataactcaggtcatcaAGCCCTGTCTACATCCTTGTAAAGTTTCTCTGCACTGTTTCAATCTATATTAATATCTTTACTGTAGGTAGAtcaccaaaactgcatacaatgcttcaaattaagcctcaccaacatcttgtacagcttcaacatagcatcccaattcctgtattcaatactttgatataTGAAGGCCAATCTGCCAAAAACTCTGACACTATCTACTTGTCATGCCACTCTCAaagaattatgaatctgtattcacactcagtgccctacctttcactgtgtaagacctactctggtttgtcctcAAAGTGTAGCACCTCCATGTGTCTGCATTATTCTCTATGCATTAGTGCCCCTGAACTATTAAGCAGAGGTCAGCAGCAATAAAGAAAGAATACTGAAATGTACAAAATGGCTGCACTAATAAGAAGCAGTGGTTTAATtgatgcttgtttttttttttgtttgtttagaaATTGCTATCTGATGCTCTAGGAATAAAGGGTTTCGTGAAGAAGGAACGTTGGTTATATATGGTTGGGCAAACGAGAGTTCATGCTGATTTGGTAGAAGGGTTGGGGCGATTTGTGGAATTAGAGGTGAGATTTTTAATACATTAAAATTAACCAAAGATGTTTTTTGTTGTCCTGTTGTATACATAAGTCAATTtgatacagttctatttagttgcaATTAGTTTTAATCCAATTGCCCTTGTCAGTTGCCTCTATTGTACATTCATTAGGAGTCATTAATTAGTGATTGGGAATTTGAATCTTGCTTCTCTTCCATCCCACCCTTAACATTTTTGTTGACACCTGGTTCTGATCAACTGTAACATATCAGGAATCCAGTTTGAAATAACTTAGTTTCACATTAGCTGATGTCTGTGCCCACTGAGAAGCCAAAGCAATCTATTAGTGCTAGTGTTCTCAATTTGTTGTTGATCTCGTTTTTCATTTGTACTTACTGTATGTGGTAATATCATTTAATAAGTACTGAATGTATATTGTATTCTTATCATATGAATTGTCCTCATCAATGGACCAAACACCAGGTGGTGAGAAGTTTCAACATATCATCTGGTAATTACTTGGGGAAGGAGGTTGTGAAGGGAATGGAATAGACAGATAAATCGATTATAGGGGGTATCTGTAGAAAATAGTGTTCATCTTCTGGAATTTGGTGGAGTCTGACACATGGGGATGGAGTTAAGTGTGAATTAAAAGTTGCATTGGCCATGTGGCATAGGTGTTTTTAAATATTAACATATTGTACTGGTTTTTGCTTTTCACTTCAACTTAAAGGTTGTTCTCAGAGAAGACCAAAGCCTAGAAGAAGGAGAAGCCATAGCCCAAAAATTGATGGGCGAGCTGGGGATAAAGAAAGAAGATCTTGTGACTGGAGCTTACATGGACTTGCTATTAGCTGACCAATAATATTCTCTGGGAGGCTGGGGTAATGAGGCAATTTATACAGATATTAGTTCAGAACCCTATGATTGTAGAGAATAGGAGACCAAATTCAAGAACCAATAACAAGTCAGTTGGCAGGGGCTGGTGTAGTATTCATATGGAAGTTTTATTGAAGCATAGTGGCCAGTGGCACCAAATACTACAAATGGGGCTTAAAATCTGATTTCTAGTTTGATTATAGCAATAGTCTTCAAACTGGTCTACACTGAGGTGGGAGGTTATAATCAAAACTCTTGTTGGAAAGTGTACCTCTATATTATGCCACTGATTTGTCCCACTGACAAGGCACTGGTGGGACCGAAAAATAAGCACTTCAACATTGTACCTAGAAGGTTATAAATGTTCTGGAACTATAAATTACCTGAACAAAATGCAAACACACACCCAGATTTGCcacatttttttgcttttatgctttggCACAAATACAAGAATACTATCTGATTTCCTAATGGCTTGCTCAAACTCATTGACTCTAAAAGTTCTGATTCCCATTAATTTCCCACAGTTCATGAATGTTCTGTCTTCTGTCCAAACTAATTAAGAGGCCTTGTTAAGATACCGAGACCATTTACTTTAGCTTATCCACAAGAATCTGAGGTAATAATTTGAAGCTGATGTTCCTACTCTTGGATCAGTCTGCCTGTGAGCAACAAGGGCCCTTAAATAGAGTTGGATAagcatggataggaggggttcaGAGGGACATGGACTAAATACAGGCAATTAGTACAAGCTTTCTGGACACCATGGTCAGCATTGGTGAGTTGGGCTGTATAGCTCAGTGACCTGGCCATAATTTACTATAGTACACAAGacaagagcagaattgggctgttcagcccattgtgtctggtCTGCtgtacaatcatggctgatttctctcTCAGCtgcattctgctgccttctcccttgTGTAATTCATTAACATAATTATGTAAGGAAGGTCTCAATATTGGTGAGATAGTGTCTGCCATTTTTCTAAATCCAAGGCTAAAAGGAGGAATAAAAGAAATTCATTTACACGAATTATTATCCCTTTCCCAACCAAATATATTTCTGCTGAGCATAATTAATTCTCTTGTGCATTACTTGGGATTGTATTGTAATGGAATTCAC
The genomic region above belongs to Hypanus sabinus isolate sHypSab1 chromosome 13, sHypSab1.hap1, whole genome shotgun sequence and contains:
- the LOC132403565 gene encoding uncharacterized protein LOC132403565 isoform X2, with translation MPKNVEIKAAVHDWNRLVENAKRLSKSEGILIMQEDTFFNVSKGRLKLRNLKNEDGGQLIFYNRADMDGPKLSDYSIYPTGNPDALTKLLSDALGIKGFVKKERWLYMVGQTRVHADLVEGLGRFVELEVVLREDQSLEEGEAIAQKLMGELGIKKEDLVTGAYMDLLLADQ